In the genome of Spea bombifrons isolate aSpeBom1 chromosome 11, aSpeBom1.2.pri, whole genome shotgun sequence, one region contains:
- the C11H10orf88 gene encoding ATPase PAAT — MSGPMSSDLGGYHQVPVTCASTWQCDGELCSVLNASYSENSHEKEEDTSRECCVYLEPAASIEAGTPCSLFLSAIGPEKNRIRSVSVCSQARTIEVYNVSSDGKEEEYLGSCRGERLCTLPSKHGEESPVVLYKTYLKLDFPISSCKVKLLSLAGKLCVALNKISVEMTLVPEKYSQPSFGLGPSINLDRVQSIVDSMGGKMSPGAEQLMSMVRAQQKHQIPFGPHLLQLFGNFDHSTEGVQRNKRLGTQIPPVNKVSEMLLNQTRDFQLPSEALASVQSAVPPNNDLKTAVCSFLQTPANGITGASNSDSLIPLLRNLCVEQNQSLREQTQGRQEAQETRKGAAALEKLVSLHMERMEKTLIQHVDQKMKDLQEHLDARLDGLISVIQNSNSLSPGRAGLKHVNGQIDHSGKQNGDYTALSNHHIADALS; from the exons ATGTCCGGGCCCATGTCGTCAGACCTTGGAGGATACCATCAGGTGCCAGTGACGTGTGCCAGCACCTGGCAGTGTGATGGGGAGCTGTGTTCTGTGTTAAACGCCTCCTATTCAGAAAATTCAcatgagaaagaagaagataCATCAAG agaatGCTGCGTGTATTTAGAACCAGCGGCATCCattgaagctgggactccatGCTCGCTGTTTTTGTCCGCTATCGGCCCAGAAAAGAATAGAATCCGGAGTGTTAGTGTTTGTAGTCAGGCAAGAACTATTGAAGTTTACAATGTATCATCGGATGGGAAAGAGGAGGAATACCTCGGGAGCTGTCGGGGAGAAAGGTTATGCACTTTGCCAAGCAAGCACGGGGAGGAGAGTCCTGTTGTTTTGTATAAAACATACCTCAAGTTGGATTTTCCTATATCTTCATGCAAAGTCAAG TTACTTTCGCTTGCTGGGAAACTGTGTGTTGCTTTAAACAAGATTTCAGTGGAGATGACCTTAGTCCCAGAAAAATATTCGCAGCCTTCTTTTGGGCTAGGCCCATCCATCAATCTTGATCGAGTACAAAGCATAGTGGACAGTATGGGTGGGAAAATGTCCCCTGGCGCAGAGCAGCTGATGAGTATGGTGCGTGCTCAGCAAAAG CATCAAATTCCTTTTGGGCCCCACTTATTGCAGTTGTTTGGCAACTTTGACCATAGCACAGAGGGAGTGCAACGGAACAAACGGCTTGGAACACAAATCCCCCCGGTTAACAAAGTTTCTGAAATGTTGCTTAACCAGACAAGAGACTTTCAACTACCTTCAGAAGCTCTCGCCTCCGTACAATCTGCTGTTCCACCAAACAATGATCTAAAGACAGCAGTGTGTTCATTCTTGCAAACTCCAGCGAATGGTATTACTGGTGCTTCAAATTCAGACTCGCTAATTCCCCTTCTTCGCAATTTGTGTGTAGAACAGAACCAATCGTTAAGAGAGCAGACACAGGGTCGACAAGAAGCTCAGGAAACAAG GAAGGGTGCAGCTGCCCTGGAGAAACTAGTATCTTTACACATGGAGCGAATGGAGAAGACCCTTATACAGCACGTTGATCAGAAGATGAAAGATCTTCAGGAACACTTGGATGCCAGACTGGATGGCTTAATAAGTGTTATACAGAACAGTAATTCCTTATCCCCTGGACGGGCAGGCCTGAAACACGTCAACGGTCAAATTGATCACAGTGGGAAACAAAATGGTGATTATACGGCACTTTCCAATCATCACATAGCTGACGCTCTTTCGTAA
- the LOC128468408 gene encoding CUB and zona pellucida-like domain-containing protein 1, with the protein MPPVGVLTFFLLFVTASQAQEKSVEIQPRCGASFTEAYKPIQIQVNEDSDCTWDFVRPNNETTRIVFSVLNLNPVADCSQENITVFDENLDVLGVLCPDSPRIAVFETTGSASVRVSTNSESFQRNAYVLYYSFPIGSEPANCGGDLRGFSGTIASPNYPGRHPHFAYCIWHLEVPKNTKIDLTFTEIFLEIDPACRFDFIALYDGPSTSSPLLDVLCGRTVAEVETTSNSLTLLLSTDYANSYYGFSANYVALPKSNTSALSCSGEEMTVIIDPSYITSLGYDVNDLALSNASCVAASSNPVVFNVPFSACGTVKKVDDHIVSYTNIITASPGGGVITRRKQLQIIVTCELDNESAAEIMYVTENDIIQDQQETGKYDVSLSFYESQDFNSPVLDSPYFVELNNTLFLQATLKTNDPELTVFTDTCFASSKPDFTSPNYDLIRNGCLKDDTFHNFPSGSGFSRFSFSAFKFLQAQPSVYLQCRVVICDANDSGSRCNQGCITRKRRDLGSNIRKAHAVVGPIRLKRQSGAEPLGSVSEKNEDGSKAEQSTFYLFGILVLVANVLIVAFVVLKYSRKQPSTHGYLPVPTS; encoded by the exons ATGCCACCGGTGGGGGTGTTGacgtttttccttttatttgtcactGCTTCGCAAGCCCAGGAGAAATCTGTGGAAATTCAGC CACGATGTGGGGCCAGCTTCACCGAAGCCTACAAACCTATACAGATCCAGGTGAACGAAGACTCTGACTGCACGTGGGACTTTGTGAGACCAAACAATGAAACCACAAGAATTGTCTTCTCTGTGCTAAA TCTGAACCCAGTCGCAGACTGCTCCCAAGAGAACATAACGGTGTTTGATGAAAATCTTGACGTACTGGGAGTACTCTGCCCAGACTCTCCTAGAATTGCAGTGTTTGAGACAACTGGCAGTGCATCTGTCCGCGTGTCCACCAACTCTGAGAGCTTCCAACGGAATGCCTATGTCCTGTATTACTCATTTCCTATTGGTAGTG AACCTGCAAATTGTGGGGGGGATCTCCGAGGTTTTTCCGGAACGATCGCCAGTCCAAATTATCCTGGGCGGCACCCACACTTTGCATATTGCATCTGGCACCTGGAAGTACCAAAGAACACCAAGATCGATCTAACATTCACGGAAATCTT TTTGGAAATAGACCCCGCATGCCGTTTTGATTTCATTGCTTTGTACGATGGCCCCTCTACGAGTTCACCGCTATTGGATGTACTGTGCGGCCGTACAGTGGCAGAAGTAGAGACGACGTCCAACAGCCTGACCTTGTTGTTGAGCACTGACTATGCCAACTCGTATTATGGATTCTCTGCGAATTATGTAGCATTACCAAAATCCAACACAA GTGCTTTGTCTTGCTCTGGAGAGGAAATGACAGTGATTATTGATCCCTCTTACATCACCTCATTGGGATATGATGTAAATGATTTAGCGCTGTCCAATGCATCGTGTGTGGCTGCTTCTTCCAACCCTGTTGTATTTAATGTGCCATTCTCAGCTTGTGGAACAGTCAAAAAG GTGGATGACCACATTGTTTCCTACACCAACATCATTACTGCTTCCCCTGGCGGAGGAGTGATCACAAGGCGTAAGCAGTTACAAATCATTGTGACATGTGAATTAGACAACGAGTCTGCAGCGGAGATCATGTATGTGACAGAAAACGATATCATTCAGGATCAGCAGGAAACGGGCAAATACGACGTCAGTCTGTCCTTCTACGAGTCCCAAGATTTCAACTCGCCGGTGCTGGATTCGCCTTACTTTGTTGAGCTCAATAACACACTTTTCCTGCAAGCCACACTAAAGACAAACGACCCAGAACTCACTGTGTTCACAGACACCTGCTTCGCATCTTCCAAACCAGACTTTACCTCTCCAAATTATGACCTTATCAGGAATGG GTGCCTAAAAGATGACACTTTCCATAACTTTCCTTCTGGGAGTGGGTTTTCTCGGTTCAGCTTTAGTGCCTTTAAGTTTCTTCAAGCGCAACCTTCTGTGTACCTCCAGTGTCGTGTTGTGATATGCGACGCAAATGACTCTGGATCCCGTTGTAACCAGGGCTGTATCACTCGAAAACGCAGGGATCTGGGTTCAAACATACGGAAAGCACATGCAGTGGTTGGCCCGATCCGCCTGAAACGCCAGAGCGGAGCTGAGCCTTTAG GTTCGGTTAGTGAGAAGAATGAAGATGGTTCCAAAGCAGAACAGAGCACCTTCTACTTGTTTGGAATACTTGTACTGGTGGCCAATGTGCTTATTGTGGCATTCGTGGTCCTGAAGTATTCTAGGAAACAGCCAAGTACTCACGGATACCTGCCAGTACCGACTAGTTAA